The following are encoded in a window of Merismopedia glauca CCAP 1448/3 genomic DNA:
- a CDS encoding HNH endonuclease yields MNARQKRSKKAELAKEQGSCCWWCRCHLPLHKLTIDHLKPKSKGGSNSSENLRLACFECNNSRGNSLYPPERIYKIRS; encoded by the coding sequence ATGAATGCGAGACAGAAAAGAAGCAAGAAAGCAGAACTTGCTAAAGAACAGGGTTCTTGCTGTTGGTGGTGTCGTTGTCATTTACCATTACACAAGCTAACAATTGACCATTTAAAGCCTAAAAGTAAAGGGGGTTCTAACTCATCAGAAAATCTTAGATTGGCTTGTTTTGAGTGCAATAATTCTCGTGGAAATAGCCTCTATCCACCCGAACGGATATATAAAATTCGTTCCTAA
- the ggt gene encoding gamma-glutamyltransferase → MNQTNHGAIAAGHEKTATAGIEMLQLGGNAFDAATAAVLASFVVEPMLTSPAGGGFLLAHTEAGENTLFDFFTQTPLQKRPRSEVEFRDINLNFGGAIQTFHIGKGSIATPGNILGITQVHQKLGKLPFHIVAEPAINYAEKGVEVGEFSAYCLQLLAPIALSNQDSQQIFAPNGQVLQQGDRLVLKDLAETLKYLVKYGCQEFYTGEIAHELIRDCQQSGGYLTLEDLKSYQVIERKPLVTQYRDRQILTNPPPSSGGILLCFALQLLSQTDLSKLEFGSSQHLELLANIMKITNQARKNSYDSHIYQADIAEQFLSSSNLEIYLQTLKRSPNKWGSTTHISVLDEQGNAATVTTSNGEGSGYVIPHTGIMMNNMLGEDDLNPFGFHQWTENCRLSSMMSPTILLKDGQPEIVLGSGGSKRIRTAILQVISNLLDWKMPLSSAISCPRCHWEDDLFNIEFGVAESTINALQDLGEFPINSWNQQNMFFGGVHTVMKTPLDGIIGAGDRRRCGVFLSC, encoded by the coding sequence ATGAATCAAACAAATCATGGTGCGATCGCGGCTGGACATGAGAAAACCGCTACTGCTGGGATAGAAATGCTGCAACTTGGAGGTAATGCTTTTGATGCAGCTACAGCAGCCGTTTTGGCTTCATTTGTCGTCGAACCAATGCTAACATCTCCAGCCGGAGGCGGGTTTTTACTAGCACATACCGAAGCTGGAGAAAACACTCTATTTGATTTTTTTACCCAAACTCCTCTGCAAAAAAGACCTAGATCTGAAGTTGAATTTCGCGACATTAATTTAAACTTTGGTGGTGCGATTCAAACTTTTCATATTGGCAAAGGTTCTATTGCTACCCCAGGTAATATTTTAGGGATAACTCAGGTTCATCAAAAACTAGGCAAACTGCCGTTTCACATAGTAGCCGAACCAGCGATTAATTATGCAGAAAAAGGTGTAGAAGTTGGTGAATTCTCGGCTTACTGCTTGCAGTTATTAGCACCAATTGCGTTATCAAATCAAGATTCTCAACAAATTTTTGCGCCTAACGGTCAAGTTTTACAGCAAGGCGATCGCTTAGTCCTAAAAGACTTGGCTGAAACTTTAAAATATCTAGTTAAATACGGTTGTCAAGAATTTTATACAGGTGAAATCGCTCATGAATTAATTAGAGATTGCCAACAAAGTGGCGGTTATCTCACTTTAGAAGACCTTAAAAGCTATCAAGTAATTGAAAGAAAACCTTTAGTAACTCAGTATCGCGATCGCCAAATATTAACTAATCCACCTCCTAGTTCGGGAGGAATTCTATTATGCTTTGCTCTGCAATTATTATCTCAGACTGATTTAAGTAAACTTGAATTTGGCAGTAGTCAACATTTGGAACTATTAGCAAATATCATGAAAATAACGAATCAAGCTAGAAAAAATAGCTATGATTCACATATTTATCAAGCAGATATTGCGGAACAGTTTCTCTCATCATCTAATCTAGAAATCTATCTGCAAACCCTCAAGCGATCGCCTAATAAATGGGGGAGTACCACTCATATTAGTGTATTAGATGAACAAGGAAATGCAGCCACAGTTACTACTTCTAATGGGGAAGGTTCTGGTTATGTGATTCCCCATACTGGCATCATGATGAATAATATGTTAGGCGAAGACGATCTCAATCCTTTTGGATTTCATCAATGGACGGAAAACTGCCGCCTTTCTTCCATGATGTCTCCCACTATTTTACTTAAAGATGGTCAACCAGAAATTGTTTTAGGATCTGGAGGATCTAAAAGAATTCGCACCGCAATTTTACAAGTTATTTCTAATTTACTAGATTGGAAAATGCCTTTATCATCTGCTATTTCCTGCCCTAGATGCCACTGGGAAGACGATTTATTTAATATTGAATTTGGAGTAGCTGAATCTACTATTAATGCGCTGCAAGATTTGGGAGAATTTCCTATCAATAGTTGGAATCAGCAAAATATGTTTTTTGGTGGAGTTCATACCGTTATGAAAACACCATTAGATGGAATAATAGGCGCAGGCGATCGCCGTCGCTGTGGCGTATTTCTTAGTTGCTAA